From the Accumulibacter sp. genome, one window contains:
- the asnB gene encoding asparagine synthase (glutamine-hydrolyzing) produces MCGIFGFLATGIREQSTSSRDLDVGMHEIRHRGPDGAGKWASESGQVGLGHVRLAIIDLESGAQPMHSDDGRYTIIYNGEIYNYLELRAELGEHPFRTRSDTEVVLRAFQRWGVDCVSHLRGMFALAIWDAREQKLFLARDRFGIKPLYWTRTDHGFYFASEAKALLPFLGRRRVSQAALADYLTFQFCLGDKTLIEGVWQLPAAHYAILSPGQEELVRRYWEVHYDIDYDHTERWFTNRLIELLHDSVKMHLRADVEVGSYVSGGVDSSLLAALAREVRPSGPFKAFNGRFLDGIEFDESAYARALADERSMELFVADIGEQDFVDHIAKVIWHLDQPAAGPGSFPQYMVSKEVGRHIKVVLGGQGGDEIFGGYARYLVAYFEQCIKGAIEGSLHNGNYVVTYESIIPNLESLRQYKPMLREFWAGGLFGERDERYWRLVNRANTFGTIIAPELLDQRSTFEEFRSIFWGSNVGKESYFDSMTHFDFKTLLPALLQVEDRMSMAHGVEARVPFLDHPLVEFAATIPADIKFRNGELKRLLKAVFSDRLPVAIRERRDKMGFPVPLNLWLKRPGPTRELIGDLFASQAARSRPYLNGPLSIDAVLDTQSTYGRNLWALLSLELWHQQFID; encoded by the coding sequence ATGTGTGGAATCTTTGGTTTCCTCGCAACGGGTATCAGGGAGCAGTCTACCTCGTCCCGGGATCTCGATGTAGGCATGCACGAGATTCGCCATCGCGGCCCTGACGGGGCCGGCAAATGGGCTTCCGAGAGTGGCCAGGTGGGATTGGGCCACGTGCGCTTGGCGATCATCGATCTGGAGTCCGGAGCGCAGCCGATGCACAGTGATGATGGACGTTACACCATCATCTACAACGGAGAGATCTACAACTATCTGGAACTGCGTGCCGAACTCGGCGAACACCCTTTCCGGACGCGCTCCGATACGGAAGTCGTCCTGCGTGCTTTTCAACGCTGGGGAGTCGACTGTGTCAGTCACCTGCGCGGCATGTTCGCTCTGGCAATTTGGGATGCCCGTGAGCAGAAGCTTTTCCTGGCGCGGGACCGCTTCGGCATCAAGCCACTGTACTGGACCAGAACCGACCATGGGTTCTATTTTGCTTCCGAAGCCAAGGCACTGCTGCCCTTTCTGGGACGACGCCGTGTGAGCCAGGCAGCATTGGCTGACTATTTGACCTTCCAGTTCTGCCTTGGCGACAAGACGCTGATCGAGGGAGTTTGGCAACTACCTGCCGCGCACTACGCCATTCTCTCACCCGGGCAGGAGGAGCTCGTTCGTCGCTACTGGGAAGTCCACTACGACATCGATTACGATCATACGGAACGCTGGTTCACCAACCGTTTGATCGAGCTGCTGCATGACTCGGTGAAGATGCATCTGCGTGCTGACGTCGAGGTCGGCAGTTACGTCAGCGGCGGTGTCGACTCGAGTCTACTGGCAGCGCTCGCTCGCGAAGTCCGGCCAAGCGGCCCGTTCAAGGCGTTCAACGGGCGCTTCCTCGACGGCATTGAGTTCGACGAGTCCGCTTATGCCAGAGCCTTGGCCGACGAACGCAGCATGGAACTCTTTGTTGCGGACATCGGTGAGCAGGACTTCGTCGACCACATAGCCAAGGTCATCTGGCATCTCGATCAGCCAGCCGCTGGCCCGGGCTCGTTCCCGCAATACATGGTGTCGAAGGAAGTCGGAAGGCACATCAAGGTGGTTCTCGGAGGCCAGGGAGGTGACGAGATTTTTGGCGGTTATGCGCGCTATCTCGTTGCGTATTTCGAACAGTGCATCAAGGGTGCCATCGAAGGTTCGCTGCACAATGGGAATTACGTGGTGACCTACGAATCGATCATTCCTAACCTGGAAAGCCTTCGGCAGTACAAACCAATGCTGCGGGAGTTCTGGGCAGGCGGTCTGTTTGGCGAACGGGATGAGCGCTACTGGCGTCTGGTGAACCGGGCCAATACCTTCGGGACGATCATCGCTCCCGAGCTTCTCGACCAACGATCGACCTTCGAAGAGTTCAGGAGCATCTTCTGGGGCAGCAATGTCGGCAAGGAGTCGTACTTCGATTCCATGACTCACTTCGATTTCAAGACCTTGCTGCCCGCACTGCTGCAGGTTGAGGATCGCATGAGCATGGCGCATGGCGTCGAGGCACGTGTGCCTTTTCTCGACCATCCACTGGTCGAGTTTGCCGCCACCATCCCGGCTGACATCAAGTTCCGCAATGGCGAGCTGAAGCGATTGCTCAAGGCGGTCTTCTCGGATCGTCTGCCCGTCGCGATTCGTGAACGCAGAGACAAGATGGGCTTCCCGGTTCCGCTCAATCTGTGGCTCAAGCGGCCCGGCCCGACACGTGAGCTGATCGGCGACCTCTTCGCATCGCAGGCTGCGCGCTCACGCCCCTATCTGAACGGACCGCTTTCGATCGATGCCGTATTGGATACCCAGAGCACCTATGGCCGAAACCTGTGGGCGCTGTTGAGCCTGGAGCTGTGGCACCAGCAGTTCATCGATTGA